A genomic window from Prunus persica cultivar Lovell chromosome G2, Prunus_persica_NCBIv2, whole genome shotgun sequence includes:
- the LOC18785170 gene encoding pyridoxal reductase, chloroplastic isoform X1: MAYLTLKAAAYFSPSISSSSETYLPFSPSKLLKLPPFWPWEKVKVGPLSVSPMGFGTWAWGNQLLWGYQESMDNELQQTFSLAVDNGINLFDTADSYGTGRLNGKSEKLLGKFIREYQGQKRLQKDIVIATKFAAYPWRLTPGQFLNACNASIDRMQIEQIGIGQLHWSTANYAPLQEKALWDGLVAMHDKGLVRAVGVSNYGPKQLVKIYDYLKTRGVPLCTAQVQFSLLSVGEDQLEIKNICDSLGIRLIAYSPLGLGMLTGKYTPSNLPRGPRAFLFRQILPGLDPLFSSLEEIAQKRSKTIPQVAINWCICKGTIPIPGVKTVKQAEENLGALGWRLSSQELLQLEYAARESPQKMIQNIFQTR; encoded by the exons ATGGCTTACTTAACCTTAAAAGCTGCAGCCTATTTCAGCCCTTCAATCAGCTCTTCAAGTGAGACTTACCTCCCTTTTTCACCCTCCAAGCTCCTCAAGCTCCCTCCCTTCTGGCCATGGGAAAAG GTGAAGGTGGGTCCGCTGAGTGTGTCTCCAATGGGGTTTGGCACTTGGGCATGGGGCAACCAACTTCTCTGGGGGTACCAGGAATCAATGGACAATGAGCTTCAACAGACTTTCAGTCTGGCTGTGGACAATGGCATCAACCTTTTTGACACTGCGGACTCCTATGGCACCGGCAGGTTGAATGGAAAGAGTGAAAAACTACTTGGAAAGTTCATCCGAGAGTATCAAG GGCAAAAGAGGCTGCAGAAGGACATTGTAATTGCTACCAAGTTTGCAGCCTATCCTTGGCGCCTAACACCGGGGCAGTTTTTGAATGCTTGCAA TGCCTCGATAGATCGTATGCAGATTGAACAAATTGGAATAGGACAATTACATTGGTCAACTGCAAATTATGCTCCTTTGCAAGAAAAAGCTCTTTGGGATGGGTTGGTTGCAATGCATGACAAG GGTTTAGTTCGAGCTGTTGGGGTCAGCAACTATGGACCGAAGCAGCTTGTGAAGATCTACGATTACCTCAAAACCCGGGGAGTCCCCTTATGCACAGCTCAG GTGcaattttctttgttaagCGTGGGAGAAGATCAGCTGGAGATCAAGAATATATGTGATTCTCTTGGTATCCGCCTGATTGCTTATAGTCCTTTAGGACTTGGAATGCTTACTGGGAAATATACACCCTCTAATCTTCCGCGTGGCCCTCG GGCCTTCCTATTCAGGCAAATTCTTCCAGGACTGGACCCTTTATTCAGCTCACTTGAAGAAATTGCACAAAAAAGGAGCAAAACCATACCACAa GTTGCCATAAATTGGTGCATTTGCAAAGGGACCATTCCCATACCTGGAGTGAAGACAGTGAAACAAGCAGAAGAAAATTTGGGTGCTTTGGGTTGGCGCCTGAGTTCCCAAGAGTTGCTCCAGTTAGAATATGCGGCACGGGAGTCACCTCAAAAAATGATCCAAAACATTTTCCAAACAAG ATGA
- the LOC18785170 gene encoding pyridoxal reductase, chloroplastic isoform X2, translated as MAYLTLKAAAYFSPSISSSSETYLPFSPSKLLKLPPFWPWEKVKVGPLSVSPMGFGTWAWGNQLLWGYQESMDNELQQTFSLAVDNGINLFDTADSYGTGRLNGKSEKLLGKFIREYQGQKRLQKDIVIATKFAAYPWRLTPGQFLNACNASIDRMQIEQIGIGQLHWSTANYAPLQEKALWDGLVAMHDKGLVRAVGVSNYGPKQLVKIYDYLKTRGVPLCTAQVQFSLLSVGEDQLEIKNICDSLGIRLIAYSPLGLGMLTGKYTPSNLPRGPRAFLFRQILPGLDPLFSSLEEIAQKRSKTIPQVAINWCICKGTIPIPGVKTVKQAEENLGALGWRLSSQELLQLEYAARESPQKMIQNIFQTR; from the exons ATGGCTTACTTAACCTTAAAAGCTGCAGCCTATTTCAGCCCTTCAATCAGCTCTTCAAGTGAGACTTACCTCCCTTTTTCACCCTCCAAGCTCCTCAAGCTCCCTCCCTTCTGGCCATGGGAAAAG GTGAAGGTGGGTCCGCTGAGTGTGTCTCCAATGGGGTTTGGCACTTGGGCATGGGGCAACCAACTTCTCTGGGGGTACCAGGAATCAATGGACAATGAGCTTCAACAGACTTTCAGTCTGGCTGTGGACAATGGCATCAACCTTTTTGACACTGCGGACTCCTATGGCACCGGCAGGTTGAATGGAAAGAGTGAAAAACTACTTGGAAAGTTCATCCGAGAGTATCAAG GGCAAAAGAGGCTGCAGAAGGACATTGTAATTGCTACCAAGTTTGCAGCCTATCCTTGGCGCCTAACACCGGGGCAGTTTTTGAATGCTTGCAA TGCCTCGATAGATCGTATGCAGATTGAACAAATTGGAATAGGACAATTACATTGGTCAACTGCAAATTATGCTCCTTTGCAAGAAAAAGCTCTTTGGGATGGGTTGGTTGCAATGCATGACAAG GGTTTAGTTCGAGCTGTTGGGGTCAGCAACTATGGACCGAAGCAGCTTGTGAAGATCTACGATTACCTCAAAACCCGGGGAGTCCCCTTATGCACAGCTCAG GTGcaattttctttgttaagCGTGGGAGAAGATCAGCTGGAGATCAAGAATATATGTGATTCTCTTGGTATCCGCCTGATTGCTTATAGTCCTTTAGGACTTGGAATGCTTACTGGGAAATATACACCCTCTAATCTTCCGCGTGGCCCTCG GGCCTTCCTATTCAGGCAAATTCTTCCAGGACTGGACCCTTTATTCAGCTCACTTGAAGAAATTGCACAAAAAAGGAGCAAAACCATACCACAa GTTGCCATAAATTGGTGCATTTGCAAAGGGACCATTCCCATACCTGGAGTGAAGACAGTGAAACAAGCAGAAGAAAATTTGGGTGCTTTGGGTTGGCGCCTGAGTTCCCAAGAGTTGCTCCAGTTAGAATATGCGGCACGGGAGTCACCTCAAAAAATGATCCAAAACATTTTCCAAACAAGGTGA
- the LOC18784769 gene encoding homeobox-leucine zipper protein ATHB-12, producing the protein MEKTECSEAENFGSVTTSLEPQATAKRKKNKSKNQRRFSDEQIGLLESIFEADSKLEPRRKVQVARELGLQPRQVAIWFQNRRARWKSKQIEQDFRTLRADYDNLASRFESLKEEKQSLLMQMQKLNEVVGKPSQGLEGNIMADGSRLDEELEPRGVIQSHKNNTSNDVGCHGDEIHELLSVAHVDASSLSPQDWHRFDPSILFDPSRFTSSHWLNFWT; encoded by the exons ATGGAGAAGACAGAGTGCTCTGAAGCAGAAAACTTTGGTTCTGTGACCACTAGCCTAGAACCACAGGCTACTgccaagaggaagaaaaacaagagcaAAAACCAGAGGAGGTTTAGCGATGAGCAAATCGGGTTGTTAGAGTCCATATTCGAAGCGGACTCAAAGCTCGAGCCAAGGAGGAAGGTGCAGGTTGCAAGAGAGCTTGGGCTGCAGCCTCGCCAGGTTGCCATATGGTTTCAGAACAGAAGAGCTAGATGGAAGTCGAAGCAAATAGAGCAAGACTTCAGAACACTCAGGGCTGATTATGACAACTTAGCATCACGTTTTGAATCTTTAAAGGAGGAGAAGCAGTCCTTGCTTATGCAG ATGCAGAAGCTAAATGAAGTTGTGGGAAAACCTAGTCAAGGGTTGGAAGGAAACATCATGGCTGATGGCTCGAGACTAGATGAGGAATTAGAGCCGAGAGGAGTGATACAGTCACACAAGAACAATACAAGCAATGATGTTGGGTGCCATGGAGACGAAATACATGAGCTTCTGAGCGTGGCTCATGTGGATGCCTCCTCTTTGTCACCTCAAGATTGGCATAGATTTGATCCAAGCATCCTGTTCGATCCGTCGCGTTTTACTAGTTCACACTGGTTAAATTTCTGGACTTGA